Proteins co-encoded in one Malus domestica chromosome 09, GDT2T_hap1 genomic window:
- the LOC103444150 gene encoding lipid phosphate phosphatase 2 isoform X1: MPWWDIGLLSRLKNLRGVVFQGVSSKKPEISVVNTDLFTPIHLPLIEHREDENKMQAVQLGSHTVRSHGVTLARTHMHDWVILMLLGLIVVILNVIHPFYRFVGKDMMTDLKYPLKTNTVPVWAVPMYAVALPIAIFVVVYFRRRDVYDLHHAILVVTAGLLFSVLITGVLTAAIKDAVGRPRPDFFWRCFPDGKDVYDEWGNVVCNGVKSVIKEGHKSFPSGHTSWSFAGLGFLSLYLSGKIQVFDRKGHVAKLCIVIFPLLVASLVGISRVDDYWHHWQDVFAGGLLGLTVATFCYLQFFPPPYHAQGWGPYAYFQVLEESSSGTQVTSTVNASNVQVIDSRVGNQVDETSIHGCMGLTLARDSGSALEDLESGRR; the protein is encoded by the exons ATGCCTTGGTGGGATATTGGATTGCTTTCTCGTCTCAAAAACTTGAGAGGCGTCGTCTTTCAG GGTGTGTCAAGCAAGAAGCCGGAGATTTCTGTGGTTAATACTGATTTGTTCACACCCATTCACTTACCATTGATAGAACACAGGGAGGATGag AACAAAATGCAGGCAGTTCAGCTTGGTTCGCATACCGTAAGGTCCCATGGAGTGACACTTGCAAGGACACACATGCATGATTGGGTGATACTGATGCTTCTTGGGTTGATAGTTGTCATCCTTAATGTGATTCATCCATTTTATCGCTTCGTAGGAAAAGACATGATGACTGATCTTAAATATCCCTTGAAAACTAACACAGTACCTGTTTGGGCCGTCCCT ATGTATGCAGTTGCACTGCCCATTgcaatttttgttgttgtctaTTTCCGCAGGAGAGATGTCTATGACCTTCACCATGCCATACTAG TTGTTACTGCAGGTCTATTGTTCTCTGTCCTGATAACAGGGGTTCTTACAGCTGCTATAAAAGATGCAGTTGGTCGACCCCGACCAGACTTCTTTTGGCGTTGTTTTCCAGATGGGAAGGAT GTGTATGATGAATGGGGAAATGTTGTATGCAATGGTGTGAAGAGTGTTATAAAGGAGGGGCACAAGAGTTTTCCAAGTGGCCATACTTCAT GGTCCTTTGCTGGTCTTGGATTTCTCTCTCTGTATTTGTCAGGAAAAATACAAGTATTTGATCGCAAAGGCCATGTTGCAAAACTTTGCATTGTTATTTTTCCACTACTTGTTGCATCACTTGTCGGAATTTCTCGAGTCGATGACTACTGGCACCACTGGCAAGATGTATTTGCTGGAGGTCTTCTAG GGCTTACGGTTGCTACATTTTGCTATTTGCAGTTCTTTCCACCCCCATATCATGCCCAAG GTTGGGGCCCGTATGCTTACTTCCAGGTGTTGGAGGAGTCAAGTTCAGGGACGCAGGTTACCAGCACAGTAAATGCGAGCAATGTGCAGGTCATAGATTCTCGGGTTGGGAATCAGGTAGACGAAACAAGCATCCATGGATGTATGGGGTTAACATTAGCACGTGATTCTGGTTCGGCATTGGAAGATTTAGAATCTGGAAGGAGATAG
- the LOC103444150 gene encoding lipid phosphate phosphatase 2 isoform X4 gives MPWWDIGLLSRLKNLRGVVFQNKMQAVQLGSHTVRSHGVTLARTHMHDWVILMLLGLIVVILNVIHPFYRFVGKDMMTDLKYPLKTNTVPVWAVPMYAVALPIAIFVVVYFRRRDVYDLHHAILGLLFSVLITGVLTAAIKDAVGRPRPDFFWRCFPDGKDVYDEWGNVVCNGVKSVIKEGHKSFPSGHTSWSFAGLGFLSLYLSGKIQVFDRKGHVAKLCIVIFPLLVASLVGISRVDDYWHHWQDVFAGGLLGLTVATFCYLQFFPPPYHAQGWGPYAYFQVLEESSSGTQVTSTVNASNVQVIDSRVGNQVDETSIHGCMGLTLARDSGSALEDLESGRR, from the exons ATGCCTTGGTGGGATATTGGATTGCTTTCTCGTCTCAAAAACTTGAGAGGCGTCGTCTTTCAG AACAAAATGCAGGCAGTTCAGCTTGGTTCGCATACCGTAAGGTCCCATGGAGTGACACTTGCAAGGACACACATGCATGATTGGGTGATACTGATGCTTCTTGGGTTGATAGTTGTCATCCTTAATGTGATTCATCCATTTTATCGCTTCGTAGGAAAAGACATGATGACTGATCTTAAATATCCCTTGAAAACTAACACAGTACCTGTTTGGGCCGTCCCT ATGTATGCAGTTGCACTGCCCATTgcaatttttgttgttgtctaTTTCCGCAGGAGAGATGTCTATGACCTTCACCATGCCATACTAG GTCTATTGTTCTCTGTCCTGATAACAGGGGTTCTTACAGCTGCTATAAAAGATGCAGTTGGTCGACCCCGACCAGACTTCTTTTGGCGTTGTTTTCCAGATGGGAAGGAT GTGTATGATGAATGGGGAAATGTTGTATGCAATGGTGTGAAGAGTGTTATAAAGGAGGGGCACAAGAGTTTTCCAAGTGGCCATACTTCAT GGTCCTTTGCTGGTCTTGGATTTCTCTCTCTGTATTTGTCAGGAAAAATACAAGTATTTGATCGCAAAGGCCATGTTGCAAAACTTTGCATTGTTATTTTTCCACTACTTGTTGCATCACTTGTCGGAATTTCTCGAGTCGATGACTACTGGCACCACTGGCAAGATGTATTTGCTGGAGGTCTTCTAG GGCTTACGGTTGCTACATTTTGCTATTTGCAGTTCTTTCCACCCCCATATCATGCCCAAG GTTGGGGCCCGTATGCTTACTTCCAGGTGTTGGAGGAGTCAAGTTCAGGGACGCAGGTTACCAGCACAGTAAATGCGAGCAATGTGCAGGTCATAGATTCTCGGGTTGGGAATCAGGTAGACGAAACAAGCATCCATGGATGTATGGGGTTAACATTAGCACGTGATTCTGGTTCGGCATTGGAAGATTTAGAATCTGGAAGGAGATAG
- the LOC103444150 gene encoding lipid phosphate phosphatase 2 isoform X2 gives MPWWDIGLLSRLKNLRGVVFQGVSSKKPEISVVNTDLFTPIHLPLIEHREDENKMQAVQLGSHTVRSHGVTLARTHMHDWVILMLLGLIVVILNVIHPFYRFVGKDMMTDLKYPLKTNTVPVWAVPMYAVALPIAIFVVVYFRRRDVYDLHHAILGLLFSVLITGVLTAAIKDAVGRPRPDFFWRCFPDGKDVYDEWGNVVCNGVKSVIKEGHKSFPSGHTSWSFAGLGFLSLYLSGKIQVFDRKGHVAKLCIVIFPLLVASLVGISRVDDYWHHWQDVFAGGLLGLTVATFCYLQFFPPPYHAQGWGPYAYFQVLEESSSGTQVTSTVNASNVQVIDSRVGNQVDETSIHGCMGLTLARDSGSALEDLESGRR, from the exons ATGCCTTGGTGGGATATTGGATTGCTTTCTCGTCTCAAAAACTTGAGAGGCGTCGTCTTTCAG GGTGTGTCAAGCAAGAAGCCGGAGATTTCTGTGGTTAATACTGATTTGTTCACACCCATTCACTTACCATTGATAGAACACAGGGAGGATGag AACAAAATGCAGGCAGTTCAGCTTGGTTCGCATACCGTAAGGTCCCATGGAGTGACACTTGCAAGGACACACATGCATGATTGGGTGATACTGATGCTTCTTGGGTTGATAGTTGTCATCCTTAATGTGATTCATCCATTTTATCGCTTCGTAGGAAAAGACATGATGACTGATCTTAAATATCCCTTGAAAACTAACACAGTACCTGTTTGGGCCGTCCCT ATGTATGCAGTTGCACTGCCCATTgcaatttttgttgttgtctaTTTCCGCAGGAGAGATGTCTATGACCTTCACCATGCCATACTAG GTCTATTGTTCTCTGTCCTGATAACAGGGGTTCTTACAGCTGCTATAAAAGATGCAGTTGGTCGACCCCGACCAGACTTCTTTTGGCGTTGTTTTCCAGATGGGAAGGAT GTGTATGATGAATGGGGAAATGTTGTATGCAATGGTGTGAAGAGTGTTATAAAGGAGGGGCACAAGAGTTTTCCAAGTGGCCATACTTCAT GGTCCTTTGCTGGTCTTGGATTTCTCTCTCTGTATTTGTCAGGAAAAATACAAGTATTTGATCGCAAAGGCCATGTTGCAAAACTTTGCATTGTTATTTTTCCACTACTTGTTGCATCACTTGTCGGAATTTCTCGAGTCGATGACTACTGGCACCACTGGCAAGATGTATTTGCTGGAGGTCTTCTAG GGCTTACGGTTGCTACATTTTGCTATTTGCAGTTCTTTCCACCCCCATATCATGCCCAAG GTTGGGGCCCGTATGCTTACTTCCAGGTGTTGGAGGAGTCAAGTTCAGGGACGCAGGTTACCAGCACAGTAAATGCGAGCAATGTGCAGGTCATAGATTCTCGGGTTGGGAATCAGGTAGACGAAACAAGCATCCATGGATGTATGGGGTTAACATTAGCACGTGATTCTGGTTCGGCATTGGAAGATTTAGAATCTGGAAGGAGATAG
- the LOC103421941 gene encoding uncharacterized protein: MKTQSKSISTDIDSFWNWKSKPLHRNKHDDNRFSFTEVFHSSPKAERKVVLGPGGGAGIGCGAGVGFGLVGGMGYGGWCPWNQVKLVFGVGVGCGVGLGFGFGQGIGYGFSLESLLESSDSGKAIQMYHKY, encoded by the coding sequence ATGAAAACCCAATCCAAAAGCATCAGCACTGACATTGATTCCTTCTGGAATTGGAAATCAAAGCCACTGCACAGGAACAAGCACGACGACAATAGATTCTCGTTCACTGAAGTTTTCCACAGCAGCCCAAAAGCGGAGAGAAAGGTGGTGTTGGGGCCTGGAGGTGGTGCTGGAATCGGGTGCGGCGCTGGAGTTGGGTTTGGATTGGTGGGAGGGATGGGATATGGTGGTTGGTGCCCATGGAACCAAGTGAAGCTGGTGTTTGGGGTTGGTGTGGGTTGTGGGGTTGGATTAGGATTTGGGTTTGGGCAAGGAATTGGGTATGGATTTAGTCTGGAATCCCTGCTGGAGAGTTCAGATTCTGGCAAAGCGattcaaatgtaccataaaTATTGA
- the LOC103444149 gene encoding protein PLASTID MOVEMENT IMPAIRED 15, whose protein sequence is MSRGESENRRRFRKANSLYGEDRILEATPPGPSLTKPQIDISESSAIARELHMARREIGRFKENRVDADALRAQAQSEMLDAMKRAKDLSSVIEETNSKAKLHTREIEVLKKPRRPVGRREDQVLAIGDVDNKKYTEVMRELELVRQELSMLKLDMASVLEEKSRAEKQTEAANANMLFYTSSVEAIRNEIEEANEEQVLAELARIEAAREFGDIEAEREKEAIEFSFAVDETRKKMKDIVEEADYSKELETKLAVTISDVDVLQNELKLVKETDKRIQRIDSLTRSEPSFRKEKDLEGSALLQSVTEELEAAKTELAAVKEEGFQYMASMDVIRNELKHLTDKTARLRKTEEKSDLSIQNLNSKLLRAKAKLEAVSASEEKAKSIVSNLSLTLDKLKTEAEAAKKEKELVCEETASIKSEILKMEYEIESTEEKLQAAMQELETVKSSEAVALENLKSLIENTIRARAFESQSSSSITISKFEHEYLTGRAVAAEEIADKKVAAAQAWVEALKASEKEILIRIDLTLRDLNEMRVDEEQQVQNWGQKRERIVVSGSRQQATPRKSIRSNGYQTPYRRVRHRKSASPGARNNFPIQKKKHVMPNLTKLFSGKKTAKDERAV, encoded by the exons ATGAGTAGAGGAGAGTCTGAAAACAGAAGAAGATTTAGAAAAGCCAACAGTCTATATGGAGAAGATAGGATTCTTGAAGCCACTCCTCCTGGTCCTTCACTCACCAAACCCCAGATAGATATCTCCGAG TCTTCTGCAATAGCGAGAGAACTCCATATGGCACGCAGGGAAATAGGTCGGTTCAAAGAAAACAGAGTGGATGCAGATGCCTTAAGAGCACAAGCGCAATCTGAGATGCTTGATGCCATGAAGAGAGCTAAAGATCTCTCTTCTGTAATTGAGGAAACAAACTCCAAGGCAAAATTACATACACGAGAGATTGAAGTGCTAAAGAAACCGCGAAGGCCTGTGGGCAGGCGTGAAGATCAGGTATTGGCTATTGGGGACGTGGACAATAAAAAATATACAGAAGTGATGAGAGAATTGGAACTTGTGAGACAGGAGCTAAGCATGCTCAAGCTTGATATGGCATCGGTTTTAGAAGAGAAATCGCGGGCAGAGAAGCAGACAGAGGCTGCAAATGCAAATATGTTGTTTTATACAAGCTCAGTGGAAGCAATCAGGAACGAGATTGAGGAAGCAAATGAAGAGCAAGTGCTAGCTGAGTTGGCCCGGATTGAAGCTGCAAGAGAATTTGGAGATATAGAAGCTGAGAGAGAAAAGGAAGCCATTGAATTCTCGTTTGCAGTAGACGAGACcaggaagaaaatgaaagatATCGTTGAAGAGGCTGATTACTCGAAAGAGCTCGAAACCAAATTAGCTGTTACAATCTCTGATGTGGATGTGTTACAGAATGAACTAAAGCTAGTTAAAGAAACGGACAAAAGGATTCAAAGGATTGACAGCTTAACTCGTTCAGAACCTAGTTTTCGGAAAGAGAAGGACTTGGAAGGCTCGGCGCTGTTACAGTCAGTTACCGAAGAACTAGAGGCGGCAAAGACAGAATTGGCTGCAGTAAAAGAAGAAGGTTTTCAGTACATGGCCTCCATGGATGTTATAAGAAATGAGCTCAAGCATTTAACAGACAAGACAGCTCGGTTAAGGAAGACAGAAGAGAAATCGGATTTAAGCATTCAAAATCTCAACTCAAAGCTTCTCAGAGCAAAAGCCAAGTTGGAAGCTGTCTCTGCATCTGAAGAGAAAGCAAAATCAATTGTGTccaatctctctctcactctcgacAAGCTCAAGACCGAAGCAGAAGCtgcaaagaaagaaaaggagcTTGTCTGCGAAGAGACTGCAAGCATCAAGTCCGAAATTCTGAAAATGGAATATGAGATAGAATCAACTGAGGAAAAACTACAGGCTGCAATGCAAGAGCTTGAAACAGTCAAATCATCCGAAGCTGTAGCGCTTGAAAACCTCAAAAGTCTCATCGAGAATACCATAAGAGCTAGAGCTTTTGAGTCACAGAGTAGTTCTTCAATTACCATATCCAAGTTTGAACACGAGTACCTGACTGGACGTGCGGTCGCAGCTGAAGAAATTGCTGATAAGAAGGTAGCAGCAGCTCAGGCATGGGTTGAAGCACTAAAGGCCAGTGAGAAGGAAATACTGATTAGGATAGACTTAACTCTGAGGGATCTCAATGAGATGAGAGTGGACGAAGAGCAACAAGTACAGAATTGGGGACAAAAACGGGAGAGAATTGTAGTATCTGGAAGCCGGCAACAAGCCACGCCTAGAAAGTCTATCAGAAGTAATGGATACCAGACTCCATACAGGCGGGTTAGGCATAGAAAATCTGCTTCTCCAGGAGCGCGGAACAATTTCCCCATTCAGAAGAAAAAGCATGTAATGCCTAATCTGACCAAGTTATTCAGTGGTAAGAAAACTGCCAAAGATGAGCGAGCTGTTTGA
- the LOC103444150 gene encoding lipid phosphate phosphatase 2 isoform X3, producing the protein MPWWDIGLLSRLKNLRGVVFQNKMQAVQLGSHTVRSHGVTLARTHMHDWVILMLLGLIVVILNVIHPFYRFVGKDMMTDLKYPLKTNTVPVWAVPMYAVALPIAIFVVVYFRRRDVYDLHHAILVVTAGLLFSVLITGVLTAAIKDAVGRPRPDFFWRCFPDGKDVYDEWGNVVCNGVKSVIKEGHKSFPSGHTSWSFAGLGFLSLYLSGKIQVFDRKGHVAKLCIVIFPLLVASLVGISRVDDYWHHWQDVFAGGLLGLTVATFCYLQFFPPPYHAQGWGPYAYFQVLEESSSGTQVTSTVNASNVQVIDSRVGNQVDETSIHGCMGLTLARDSGSALEDLESGRR; encoded by the exons ATGCCTTGGTGGGATATTGGATTGCTTTCTCGTCTCAAAAACTTGAGAGGCGTCGTCTTTCAG AACAAAATGCAGGCAGTTCAGCTTGGTTCGCATACCGTAAGGTCCCATGGAGTGACACTTGCAAGGACACACATGCATGATTGGGTGATACTGATGCTTCTTGGGTTGATAGTTGTCATCCTTAATGTGATTCATCCATTTTATCGCTTCGTAGGAAAAGACATGATGACTGATCTTAAATATCCCTTGAAAACTAACACAGTACCTGTTTGGGCCGTCCCT ATGTATGCAGTTGCACTGCCCATTgcaatttttgttgttgtctaTTTCCGCAGGAGAGATGTCTATGACCTTCACCATGCCATACTAG TTGTTACTGCAGGTCTATTGTTCTCTGTCCTGATAACAGGGGTTCTTACAGCTGCTATAAAAGATGCAGTTGGTCGACCCCGACCAGACTTCTTTTGGCGTTGTTTTCCAGATGGGAAGGAT GTGTATGATGAATGGGGAAATGTTGTATGCAATGGTGTGAAGAGTGTTATAAAGGAGGGGCACAAGAGTTTTCCAAGTGGCCATACTTCAT GGTCCTTTGCTGGTCTTGGATTTCTCTCTCTGTATTTGTCAGGAAAAATACAAGTATTTGATCGCAAAGGCCATGTTGCAAAACTTTGCATTGTTATTTTTCCACTACTTGTTGCATCACTTGTCGGAATTTCTCGAGTCGATGACTACTGGCACCACTGGCAAGATGTATTTGCTGGAGGTCTTCTAG GGCTTACGGTTGCTACATTTTGCTATTTGCAGTTCTTTCCACCCCCATATCATGCCCAAG GTTGGGGCCCGTATGCTTACTTCCAGGTGTTGGAGGAGTCAAGTTCAGGGACGCAGGTTACCAGCACAGTAAATGCGAGCAATGTGCAGGTCATAGATTCTCGGGTTGGGAATCAGGTAGACGAAACAAGCATCCATGGATGTATGGGGTTAACATTAGCACGTGATTCTGGTTCGGCATTGGAAGATTTAGAATCTGGAAGGAGATAG
- the LOC139187906 gene encoding agamous-like MADS-box protein AGL82 encodes MKKAYEFSTLCELDVCMTICGPKQTGRPPELHTWPENQNETKVYVDTYRARKEMYEAKYPTWDERIESLSENRLEALLNSLDAKLESGKRTLLHKRNQSAEHYQHICSSSQSRPCNYYKQDQVNHQEEDKKPMMICSSLLIIIISSLLIESIVQMNI; translated from the exons ATGAAGAAGGCCTACGAGTTTTCAACTCTCTGCGAACTAGATGTGTGCATGACCATCTGTGGCCCGAAACAGACTGGTCGGCCCCCTGAACTCCACACATGGCCAGAAAACCAGAATGAG ACAAAGGTCTATGTTGATACCTACAGAGCGCGTAAGGAGATGTACGAGGCCAAGTACCCAACATGGGATGAACGCATCGAAAGTTTGTCAGAGAATCGACTAGAGGCGCTTTTGAATTCGCTAGATGCTAAGCTTGAGTCTGGCAAGAGAACATTACTTCATAAGAGGAACCAGTCAGCTGAACATTATCAGCATATATGTTCATCAAGCCAAAGTCGGCCTTGTAACTATTACAAGCAGGATCAAGTTAATCATCAAGAGGAGGACAAAAAGCCTATGATGATATGCTCCAGCCTTTtgatcatcatcatcagcaGCCTTCTGATCGAGTCGATAGTTCAAATGAATATTTGA